From the genome of Desmodus rotundus isolate HL8 chromosome 2, HLdesRot8A.1, whole genome shotgun sequence, one region includes:
- the COX7A1 gene encoding LOW QUALITY PROTEIN: cytochrome c oxidase subunit 7A1, mitochondrial (The sequence of the model RefSeq protein was modified relative to this genomic sequence to represent the inferred CDS: inserted 1 base in 1 codon; substituted 1 base at 1 genomic stop codon) codes for MRTMNVSQALIGSFMSTAQNRLQNXVAEKQKLLQVDSELPVYLKGGGTDNILYQQTMVLCLGGTXYSLLSCWASFPHEK; via the exons ATGAGGACCATGAATGTTTCCCAAGCATTGATTGGCTCCTTCATGTCAACTGCCCAGAACCGCTTGCAGAACTGAGTGGCTGAGAAACAGAAACTCTTGCAGGTGGACAGCGAACTCCCAGTGTACTTGAAGGGTGGGGGAACCGACAACATTCTGTACCAACAGACCATGGTGCTGTGTCTTGGAGGCA TCTACAGTCTATTGTCTTGCTGGGCTTCCTTCCCCCATGAGAAGTGA